The Erythrobacter sp. HL-111 DNA segment CCCTGGTCGATCGCGACGTCGACGAGCACCGAGCGGTGCTTCATCAGGCCGAGCATCTCGCGGGTGACGAGATGCGGCGCGCTCGCCCCCGGGATCAGCACCGCACCCACGACCACGTCGGCATCGGCGATCGCCTGTTCGATCGTGCCGGTGGTGGAAAAGCGGGTCGAGACGCGGCCCTGGAACATCTCGTCGAGCTGGCGCAAGCGGGGGATCGAGCGGTCGAAGATCTCGACCCGCGCGCCGAGGCCCACCGCCATCCGCGCCGCCTGCGTGCCGACCACACCACCGCCGAGCACGACGACCTTGGCCGGGAGCACGCCGGGCACGCCGCCCATCAACGTGCCGCGCCCGCCGTTGTTGGCGCGCAGGGCATGGGCGCCCGCCTCGATCGAAAGCCGGCCCGCGACCTCGCTCATCGGAGCGAGAAGCGGCAGGCCGCCGCCCGGGCCGGTCACGGTTTCATAGGCGACCGCCGACACGCCCGCTTCCATCAGCCCCTTGGCCTGCTGCGGATCGGGCGCGAGGTGGAGATAGGTGTAAAGGATCTGCCCCTCGCGCAGCTGCACCCATTCGTTCGGCTGCGGCTCCTTGACCTTCACGATCATGTCGGCGCGGGCGAAGACCTCCTCTGCGCTGTCGACGATCTCGGCGCCCGCGGCGCGGTAATCCTCGTCGCTCTGGCTGATGCCGAGCCCCGCCCCGGCCTCGACCACGACCGAATGGCCAGCCGCCACGTATTCGCGCGCCGCCTCGGGGGTGAGGCCGACGCGGTATTCGTGGTTCTTGATTTCCTTGGGGACGCCGACAAGCATGATTCGCTCCTGGGGATGGGCTGGGGATTCGGTTCCCGCCCCCGCTAGAGAAGGCGTAAGAAAGTTACAATCGGGGCGAGTTTGGTTGCAAAGCGCCCGCGGGTTTGAAAGGGGCCGGGGCGAGACGAAGCGCGAAATGGGAGAAGCCCAATGACGACGTATCCCGAGGTGAAGATGCTGATCGGCGGCGAATGGATCACCCATGGCGGCGAAGGCGCGATGCCGGTGGTGAACCCGGCAAGCGAGCAGGCGATCGGCAGCGCGCCCAAGGCGTCCGGCGAACAGCTCGATGCCGCCCTCGCCGCCGCCGACGGCGCCTTCCCGCTGTGGCGCGACACGCCCGCGATCGATCGCTACCGCATTATCCGCCGCGCCGCCGAATTGCTGCGCGAGCGCGCCGAGACGGTCGCCCGGGTCGTCACGCTCGAAATGGGCAAGCCGCACGCACAGGCGCTCGCGGAGACGACGGGCGCTGCCGACCTCATCGACTTCCTCGCCGAGGAGGCCAAGCGCCAGGGCGGGCGGATCGTGCCCGCACGCAGCCACGCCATCCTCGAACAGCGCGTGACGCAGGAGCCGGTCGGCCCCGCCGTGCTGCTGACGCCGTGGAACTTCCCGATCAACCTTCCCGCCAAGAAGATCGGCGGCGCGCTCGCGGCCGGGTGCAGCGCGATCCTCAAGCCCGCCGAGACCACGCCCGCCAGCGCGCAGATGCTCGCTGAATGCTTCGTCGATGCGGGCCTGCCCGAAGGCGTGCTGAACCTCGTCTACGGCGACCCGGCGATGATTTCAGAACACCTCATCGCCTCGCCCGTCACCCGCAAGGTCAGCTTCACCGGCTCGACCGCGGTGGGCAAGCAACTGGGCGTCCTCGCCGCGCAGGGCATGAAGCGCTTCACGCCCGAACTCGGCGGACATGCCCCGGTGGTGATCGGCGAGAGCGCGGATTTCGAGCGCACCGTGGCGGCCTGTGCCGCGACCAAGTTCCGCAACGCCGGGCAGGTCTGCGTCTCGCCGACGCGCTTCCTCGTCGCGCGGGGCATCTACGAGAACTTCGTCGCCGAATTCGCCGCCCGCGCGCAGAAGCTCAAGGTCGGCGATGCGAGCCGCGACGACAGCGTCGAGATGGGCCCGCTCGCCCATGCCGGGCGGGTCAAGGCGATGTCGGACCTTGTGGCCTCGCTCGGCGGGGAACGGGGCGAGATCGTGAGCGGGGGCCAGGCCATCGAAGGGCCGGGCCACTTCTTCGAGCCGACCGTCATCGCCGCACCCTCGCTCGACAGCCGGTTGATGGTCGAGGAAC contains these protein-coding regions:
- the ald gene encoding alanine dehydrogenase; translated protein: MLVGVPKEIKNHEYRVGLTPEAAREYVAAGHSVVVEAGAGLGISQSDEDYRAAGAEIVDSAEEVFARADMIVKVKEPQPNEWVQLREGQILYTYLHLAPDPQQAKGLMEAGVSAVAYETVTGPGGGLPLLAPMSEVAGRLSIEAGAHALRANNGGRGTLMGGVPGVLPAKVVVLGGGVVGTQAARMAVGLGARVEIFDRSIPRLRQLDEMFQGRVSTRFSTTGTIEQAIADADVVVGAVLIPGASAPHLVTREMLGLMKHRSVLVDVAIDQGGCFETSRPTTHENPTYEVDGIIHYCVANMPGAVPLTSSYALGNATLPFGLALAEKGIAACEEDPHLAPGLNVHQGRIVNEAVAESLGFSI
- a CDS encoding NAD-dependent succinate-semialdehyde dehydrogenase, producing MTTYPEVKMLIGGEWITHGGEGAMPVVNPASEQAIGSAPKASGEQLDAALAAADGAFPLWRDTPAIDRYRIIRRAAELLRERAETVARVVTLEMGKPHAQALAETTGAADLIDFLAEEAKRQGGRIVPARSHAILEQRVTQEPVGPAVLLTPWNFPINLPAKKIGGALAAGCSAILKPAETTPASAQMLAECFVDAGLPEGVLNLVYGDPAMISEHLIASPVTRKVSFTGSTAVGKQLGVLAAQGMKRFTPELGGHAPVVIGESADFERTVAACAATKFRNAGQVCVSPTRFLVARGIYENFVAEFAARAQKLKVGDASRDDSVEMGPLAHAGRVKAMSDLVASLGGERGEIVSGGQAIEGPGHFFEPTVIAAPSLDSRLMVEEPFGPVAGIVPYDDIEEAVRIANSLRYGLAAYAFTASLDESHYLGRTLRAGMVAINHFGVGSPETPFGGTGDSGFGSESGVEGYLGYTETKLVTVARAGA